In Chitinivorax sp. PXF-14, the following proteins share a genomic window:
- a CDS encoding YkgJ family cysteine cluster protein gives MKKVVHLSNLDRTDTWLKYRAGLCEGCIATCCTMPAEVKLADLVRMEVVDAFEAEAEPAKQIARRLDKAGVIEHFNFKTSTFTLARRANGDCVFLDAKSRRCTIYDKRPNTCRNHPQVGPRPGYCAYRMK, from the coding sequence ATGAAGAAAGTCGTCCATCTCTCCAACCTCGACCGCACCGACACCTGGCTCAAATACCGCGCCGGCCTGTGCGAGGGCTGCATCGCGACCTGCTGCACGATGCCGGCCGAGGTCAAGCTCGCCGACCTGGTGCGCATGGAGGTGGTGGATGCATTCGAAGCCGAGGCCGAACCAGCCAAGCAGATCGCCAGGCGGCTCGACAAGGCCGGCGTGATCGAGCATTTCAACTTCAAGACCAGCACCTTCACGCTGGCGCGCCGCGCCAACGGCGACTGTGTGTTCCTCGATGCGAAAAGCCGCCGTTGCACGATCTACGACAAGCGGCCGAACACCTGCCGCAATCATCCGCAGGTCGGCCCACGGCCAGGTTATTGCGCCTATCGCATGAAATGA
- a CDS encoding histidine phosphatase family protein, translating to MDLILWRHADAEDGNRENDLARVLTPKGVKQAEKMASWLRERLPDRYTVICSQAARAQLTARALTERFQVMPELNPGAGFASVLAAADWPESPKAVVVVGHQPSLGEVAAFLLAGEASSWPLRKGAVWWISNRVRQEAAQNVLRVAISPELL from the coding sequence ATGGATCTGATTCTGTGGCGTCATGCCGACGCCGAGGATGGCAATCGCGAGAACGATCTGGCCCGTGTGCTGACCCCAAAGGGCGTGAAGCAGGCCGAGAAGATGGCGTCGTGGCTGCGCGAGCGCCTGCCCGACCGCTACACCGTGATCTGCAGCCAGGCGGCACGGGCGCAGCTGACGGCACGCGCGCTGACCGAACGCTTTCAGGTGATGCCCGAGCTCAACCCCGGTGCCGGCTTTGCCTCGGTGCTCGCGGCGGCTGACTGGCCCGAGTCGCCCAAGGCGGTCGTCGTTGTCGGGCACCAGCCCTCGCTCGGCGAGGTGGCGGCCTTCCTGCTGGCGGGCGAGGCGTCGAGCTGGCCGCTGCGCAAAGGCGCGGTGTGGTGGATCAGCAACCGCGTGCGGCAGGAGGCGGCGCAGAACGTGCTGCGCGTCGCCATTTCGCCCGAACTGCTCTAG
- a CDS encoding class I SAM-dependent methyltransferase has protein sequence MSDIQIRFDNGAAYEDYMGKWSQLAGERFIDWLAPASEARWLDVGCGNGAFTEMLVTRCAPAVVHGVDPSAEQLVFARQRPALAAAQLQTGDAMALPFADDAFDVAVMPLVIFFVPEPARGVAEMARVLAPGGTAAAYAWDMHGGGFPYNALRLAITGLGYSVPAPPSPEASRIEVLQTLWQAAGLTEVQTTAIEVERSYASFDDFWRIVLGGPSVGATLAAMAPADTDKLKAQLRTSLPTAGDGSITYSARAHAVKGRVPG, from the coding sequence ATGAGCGACATCCAGATCCGCTTTGACAACGGTGCGGCCTATGAAGACTACATGGGCAAATGGAGCCAGCTGGCTGGCGAGCGTTTTATCGACTGGCTGGCGCCGGCCAGCGAGGCGCGCTGGCTGGATGTGGGTTGCGGCAACGGTGCATTTACCGAGATGCTGGTGACGCGGTGTGCACCGGCGGTCGTGCATGGGGTCGATCCGTCGGCCGAGCAGCTGGTATTCGCGCGGCAGCGGCCGGCGCTGGCGGCGGCACAATTGCAGACGGGTGATGCGATGGCGCTGCCATTTGCCGACGACGCATTCGATGTCGCGGTGATGCCGCTGGTGATCTTCTTTGTGCCGGAGCCCGCCAGGGGTGTGGCGGAGATGGCGCGGGTGCTGGCGCCCGGCGGCACGGCGGCGGCCTATGCCTGGGACATGCATGGCGGCGGCTTCCCTTACAACGCGCTGCGGCTGGCGATCACCGGGCTCGGCTACAGCGTGCCGGCGCCGCCGAGCCCCGAGGCATCGCGCATCGAGGTGCTGCAGACCTTGTGGCAGGCGGCCGGGCTGACCGAGGTGCAGACGACGGCGATCGAGGTGGAGCGCAGCTACGCCAGCTTTGACGATTTCTGGCGCATCGTGCTCGGCGGGCCGAGTGTCGGCGCCACGCTGGCCGCCATGGCGCCGGCCGATACCGACAAGCTGAAGGCACAGCTGCGCACCAGCCTTCCGACGGCGGGTGACGGCAGCATCACCTACAGCGCCCGCGCCCACGCGGTAAAGGGCCGGGTGCCGGGCTGA
- a CDS encoding substrate-binding periplasmic protein: protein MTRTLSTLLLTLLLATSTAVEAGRLRIETIKSEPFGYEDRRGKGGMMYEIGNLIADTAGLEHDNQVVPYARTVLSLRTGTADMTLRFTNDELRQVAIQVAPVIGMPTGIYSLAQRPYRSLQALDGAVLAVVRSFPIDARVTARKNIIRYTTDNHEHSLKMLLAGRVDAVLSTDYGIRGAALALGHSPAELAPPIPLEKQYFWLHLSRKTATPETINALGAAVTKLQDSGEIARIQHQYSP, encoded by the coding sequence ATGACGCGAACCCTCTCGACCCTGCTGCTGACGCTGTTGCTCGCCACTTCAACCGCCGTGGAGGCGGGCAGGTTGCGGATCGAGACCATCAAGAGCGAGCCGTTCGGTTACGAGGATAGGCGCGGCAAGGGCGGCATGATGTACGAGATCGGCAATCTGATTGCCGATACCGCCGGCCTGGAGCACGACAACCAGGTCGTGCCCTATGCGCGCACCGTGCTGAGCCTGAGGACCGGCACGGCGGACATGACCCTGCGCTTCACCAACGACGAGCTCCGCCAGGTTGCGATCCAGGTAGCGCCGGTGATCGGCATGCCGACAGGCATCTATAGCCTGGCCCAACGCCCCTATCGATCGCTGCAGGCGCTCGACGGCGCGGTGCTGGCGGTGGTCAGGAGCTTCCCGATCGATGCGCGTGTGACGGCGCGAAAAAACATCATCCGCTATACCACCGACAACCACGAGCACAGCCTGAAGATGCTGCTGGCGGGCCGGGTGGATGCGGTGCTCAGCACCGACTACGGCATCCGTGGCGCGGCCCTGGCGCTGGGCCATTCACCGGCCGAGCTGGCGCCGCCGATCCCGCTGGAGAAGCAATATTTCTGGCTGCACCTGTCGCGCAAGACGGCCACACCGGAGACCATCAACGCGCTCGGCGCTGCCGTGACCAAGCTGCAGGACAGCGGCGAGATCGCCCGCATCCAGCATCAATACTCACCCTGA
- a CDS encoding substrate-binding periplasmic protein codes for MNKSALLAASLLWIGSASAADLVAYTEEWPPYNYLDQGKVRGISTDLLRAMCSEAALDCRFELVPWARAYAMALNRPNTLVYTTARKPEREQSFTWIGPILPRATWVFGLRESDLGIKHYEDLNHYRIGVVRSEASISDLLGKDVQADAMLQDSSDAAITLLLLRGVVQAVVNTEVGMAWELYKAGASPDRAVKLLPLSDQGAYYYALNLKSDPAIATKLQDALEKLRKSGQLARIVAQYTSPKP; via the coding sequence ATGAATAAGTCCGCCCTCCTCGCTGCCTCCCTGCTCTGGATCGGCTCAGCCTCTGCCGCCGATCTGGTCGCCTACACCGAGGAATGGCCACCCTACAACTACCTCGATCAGGGCAAGGTGCGCGGTATCTCGACCGATCTGCTGCGCGCCATGTGCAGCGAGGCCGCGCTCGACTGCCGTTTCGAGCTGGTGCCCTGGGCACGCGCTTACGCCATGGCGCTGAACCGGCCCAACACGCTGGTCTACACCACCGCGCGCAAGCCCGAGCGCGAGCAGAGCTTCACCTGGATCGGCCCGATCCTGCCGCGCGCCACCTGGGTATTCGGCCTGCGCGAGAGCGATCTGGGCATCAAGCACTACGAGGACCTGAACCACTACCGCATCGGCGTCGTGCGCAGCGAGGCCTCGATCAGCGACCTGCTCGGCAAGGATGTCCAGGCCGATGCGATGCTGCAGGACAGCTCGGACGCCGCCATCACCCTGCTGCTGCTGCGCGGCGTGGTGCAGGCCGTGGTCAACACCGAGGTCGGCATGGCCTGGGAGCTCTACAAGGCAGGCGCATCGCCCGACCGCGCGGTGAAGCTGCTGCCGCTCTCGGATCAGGGCGCCTATTACTACGCACTGAACCTCAAATCCGACCCCGCAATCGCCACCAAGCTGCAGGATGCGCTCGAAAAACTGCGCAAGTCCGGCCAGCTCGCCCGCATCGTCGCCCAATACACCTCGCCCAAGCCCTGA
- a CDS encoding pseudouridine synthase, producing MQAPLPIRDGVAPSYLWLPDEPWPMLLPFLRARFPDVAEASWLSRMARGEVADDRGVRLAPDSAYPRGRCIYYYRELDDETPIPFEATIVYQDEHLLVADKPHFLPVIPTGRFLHETLLVRLKKQTGLADLTPIHRIDRETAGIVVFSRRRESRGRYQSLFQQRAIDKVYEALAPSLPDARLPLVYRSRMVDGTPFFRMQEVAGEPNSETAIEVIERRGELTLYRLRPLTGRKHQLRVHLAGLGIPIVNDAFYPAALPCKGDDLSAPLKLLARSLRFTDPLSGAERVFESSREL from the coding sequence ATGCAAGCACCGTTACCGATCCGCGATGGCGTGGCGCCGAGCTACCTGTGGTTGCCCGATGAGCCCTGGCCGATGCTGCTGCCGTTTCTGCGCGCGCGCTTTCCCGATGTCGCCGAGGCCAGCTGGCTGTCGCGCATGGCACGCGGCGAGGTGGCGGATGACCGTGGTGTGCGCCTCGCGCCCGACAGCGCCTACCCGCGCGGCCGCTGCATCTACTATTACCGCGAGCTCGACGACGAGACGCCGATCCCGTTCGAGGCAACCATCGTCTATCAGGACGAGCACCTGCTGGTCGCCGACAAGCCGCACTTCCTGCCGGTGATCCCGACCGGCCGCTTCCTGCACGAAACGCTGCTGGTGCGGCTGAAGAAGCAGACCGGGCTCGCCGACCTGACGCCGATCCATCGCATCGATCGCGAGACGGCCGGCATCGTCGTCTTCTCGCGCCGGCGCGAGAGCCGTGGTCGTTACCAGTCGCTGTTCCAGCAGCGCGCGATCGACAAGGTGTACGAGGCGCTGGCACCGAGCCTGCCCGATGCCCGGCTGCCGCTGGTGTACCGCAGCCGTATGGTGGACGGCACGCCGTTCTTCCGCATGCAGGAGGTCGCGGGCGAACCCAATTCGGAAACCGCGATCGAGGTGATCGAGCGGCGCGGCGAGCTGACACTGTACCGGCTGCGGCCCTTGACCGGGCGCAAGCACCAGTTGCGCGTGCATCTGGCCGGGCTTGGCATCCCCATCGTCAACGATGCGTTCTACCCGGCCGCACTGCCCTGCAAGGGCGACGACCTGTCGGCGCCACTCAAGCTGCTGGCGCGCTCGCTGCGCTTTACCGACCCGCTGAGCGGCGCCGAGCGCGTGTTCGAGAGTTCGCGCGAGTTATGA
- a CDS encoding histidine-type phosphatase: MKFLTCSAALACTALLSACNNDTAGDSATPTYYQTKTPYAPQQAMGSYEAAPAGFTPIYTEMMARHGSRGLSSLKYDLAVYNMWQKASADGALTELGARLGPDVLKLMKANFLLGYGVAGIAKPGYGNETQLGIDEHRQLAVRLLQRLPTLFKAVGDSAATTPRQIVTVTSGVDRAVDSGGFFVDSLKTSQPNLAALITLSPAPAPYSAAVPVAQPAGTNRFLLYFHKLVPATDLVTDTADPFYKTYQDSQAFQAYGKDADQAAKQAAILADPTAKAAGRAVLERLFSKAFVDKIDSGAYSFANTGAMTFASDDGKFTSTLNGDGKTAIKSLADAGSLIYELYSIAPALKHEAPVDFLPYLPAEQARYFAAVNDASDFYSKGPGISEKGDVTYRMAQILEDDFFNEVDAIAQGDLRHAAKLRFAHAEIVIPFASKMGLKGVQQQAPLASLYSYDNNPWRGEYVSPMAANMQWDVYRDARGTLLVKMLYNEKETDFKAACDGARYAPASHFYDYGKLKQCYGHTPKA; this comes from the coding sequence ATGAAATTTCTGACCTGCTCCGCCGCGCTTGCTTGCACCGCGCTGCTGTCCGCCTGCAACAACGACACCGCAGGCGACAGCGCCACCCCCACCTATTACCAGACCAAGACCCCCTATGCGCCGCAGCAGGCCATGGGCAGCTACGAAGCTGCGCCGGCCGGCTTCACGCCGATCTACACCGAGATGATGGCGCGCCACGGCTCGCGCGGCCTGTCCAGCCTCAAGTACGACCTGGCGGTCTATAACATGTGGCAAAAGGCCTCGGCGGATGGCGCGCTGACCGAGCTCGGCGCCAGGCTCGGGCCCGACGTGCTCAAGCTGATGAAGGCCAATTTCCTGCTCGGCTATGGTGTCGCGGGCATTGCCAAGCCCGGCTACGGCAACGAGACCCAGCTCGGCATCGACGAACACCGCCAGCTGGCCGTGCGCCTGCTGCAACGCCTGCCCACGCTGTTCAAGGCTGTCGGTGACAGTGCCGCAACCACGCCACGGCAGATCGTCACTGTGACGTCGGGGGTCGATCGCGCGGTTGACAGCGGCGGTTTCTTCGTCGATTCGCTCAAGACGAGCCAGCCTAATCTCGCTGCGTTGATCACACTGTCGCCCGCCCCGGCGCCCTACTCCGCGGCCGTGCCGGTGGCCCAGCCAGCCGGCACCAACCGCTTCCTGCTGTATTTCCACAAGCTGGTGCCGGCAACCGACCTCGTCACCGACACGGCCGACCCGTTCTACAAGACTTACCAGGACAGCCAGGCCTTCCAGGCCTATGGCAAGGATGCGGACCAGGCCGCCAAGCAAGCCGCGATTCTCGCTGACCCCACTGCCAAGGCGGCCGGCCGTGCGGTGCTCGAGCGCCTGTTCAGCAAGGCTTTCGTTGACAAGATCGACAGCGGCGCCTACAGCTTCGCCAATACCGGCGCCATGACCTTCGCCAGCGACGACGGCAAGTTCACCAGCACGCTGAACGGCGATGGCAAGACCGCGATCAAGAGCCTGGCCGACGCCGGCTCGCTGATCTACGAGCTGTATTCGATTGCGCCGGCGCTGAAGCACGAGGCGCCTGTCGATTTCCTGCCCTACCTGCCGGCGGAGCAGGCGCGCTATTTCGCCGCCGTCAACGATGCATCGGACTTCTACAGCAAGGGCCCGGGCATCAGCGAGAAGGGCGACGTTACCTACCGCATGGCGCAGATACTCGAAGACGATTTCTTCAACGAGGTCGATGCCATCGCGCAAGGTGACCTGCGCCACGCCGCCAAGCTGCGCTTCGCCCATGCCGAGATCGTCATCCCGTTCGCCTCGAAGATGGGGCTCAAGGGTGTGCAGCAGCAGGCGCCGCTGGCCAGCCTGTACAGCTACGACAACAACCCGTGGCGTGGCGAATACGTGTCACCGATGGCCGCCAATATGCAGTGGGATGTTTACCGCGATGCGCGCGGCACGCTGCTGGTGAAGATGCTCTACAACGAGAAGGAAACCGACTTCAAGGCCGCCTGCGACGGCGCCAGATACGCGCCGGCCAGCCATTTCTACGACTATGGCAAGCTTAAGCAATGCTACGGCCACACGCCCAAGGCGTGA
- a CDS encoding SRPBCC family protein: MKITVSTTVRAPIEQAWRAYTTPDDITLWNAASEDWHTTRASVDLRVGGAFSSRMEAKDGSMGFDFAGTYTRIEPLQLIEYRFGDRMAQVEFANGVEGVRVTVTFDSENTFPVEQQRAGWQAILDSFGRYVAARQ, encoded by the coding sequence ATGAAAATCACCGTCAGCACCACCGTCCGCGCCCCGATCGAGCAAGCCTGGCGCGCCTATACCACACCAGACGACATCACGCTCTGGAATGCGGCCTCGGAAGATTGGCACACCACCCGCGCCAGCGTCGATTTGCGCGTTGGCGGCGCGTTTTCGTCGCGGATGGAGGCGAAGGATGGCAGTATGGGTTTTGATTTTGCCGGCACGTATACGCGTATCGAGCCGTTGCAGTTGATCGAATACCGTTTTGGCGACCGCATGGCGCAAGTTGAGTTTGCCAACGGCGTGGAGGGTGTGCGGGTGACGGTCACCTTTGACAGCGAAAACACCTTTCCCGTCGAGCAGCAGCGCGCCGGCTGGCAGGCAATCCTCGACAGTTTCGGCCGTTACGTGGCGGCACGCCAATGA
- the polA gene encoding DNA polymerase I, whose amino-acid sequence MKTLLLIDGSSYLYRAFHAIQNLKNSAGEPTNALYGVINMLRKLQKEVQADYSACVFDAKGKTFRDDWYPDYKANRPPMPDDLRSQIEPVHAAVRALGFPLLMVDGVEADDVIGTLAEQAWRNGIKTIVSTGDKDMAQLVNEHVTLVNTMTSETLDIDGVKGKFGVAPGQIVDYLTLIGDTVDNVPGVDKCGPKTAVKWLTEYGSLDNIVANADKIGGVVGQNLRNKLDWLPMGRKLVTIKCDVGDIPAPGELGWLPQDRDTLLALFTRYEFKTWLKELQAGAAPQAAPVAAPSPAASPAQSGAQAGFDFAAQAARHYECITTEAQLDAWLRKIDAAALTCVDTETTSLDPMLARIVGISLAVTPHEAAYIPLAHRYAGVPDQLDLDATLAALKPWFENPAKPKLGQNLKYDQHVLANHGIHLAGVAHDTLLQSYVLESHKTHNMDDLALRHLGATTISYEDVCGKGAKQIGFDAVDVQRATDYSAEDADITLQLHQALYPQLDDKIRHIYEAIEMPVREVLFKIERNGVLIDPHRLNQQSHELGQRMLEIEQRTYDAAGQPFNLGSPKQIGEILFERLQLPVIKKTPKGAPSTDEDVLEKLAHDYPLPKLILEYRGMAKLKSTYTDKLPLMINPATGRVHTNYAQAVAITGRLASNDPNLQNIPVRTGEGRRIREAFVAAPGHKLISADYSQIELRIMAHLSGDENLLAAFARGEDIHRATAAEVFGLEPAAVTSEQRRYAKAINFGLIYGMSAFGLAAQLEIERSAAQMYIDRYFARYPGVKAYMDRTREMAKQHGYVETVFGRRLWLPEINAAQPMRRQGAERAAINAPMQGTAADLIKLAMIAVQGWLETDRLATRIIMQVHDELVLEVPDAEMDRVKTRLPELMAGVAELKVPLVAEAGVGGNWEEAH is encoded by the coding sequence ATGAAAACGCTACTGCTGATAGATGGCTCGTCCTACCTGTATCGCGCATTCCACGCGATCCAGAATCTCAAGAATTCCGCTGGAGAGCCCACAAACGCCCTGTACGGCGTGATCAATATGCTGCGCAAGCTGCAAAAGGAAGTACAGGCTGATTATAGCGCCTGCGTTTTCGACGCAAAAGGCAAGACCTTCCGCGACGACTGGTATCCCGACTACAAAGCCAACCGCCCGCCGATGCCCGACGACCTGCGCAGCCAGATCGAGCCGGTGCACGCGGCGGTCAGGGCGCTCGGTTTTCCGCTGCTGATGGTCGACGGCGTCGAGGCCGACGACGTCATCGGCACGCTGGCCGAGCAGGCCTGGCGCAACGGTATCAAGACCATTGTCTCGACTGGCGACAAGGACATGGCCCAGCTCGTCAACGAGCACGTGACGCTGGTCAACACCATGACCAGCGAGACGCTCGACATCGATGGCGTGAAGGGCAAGTTCGGCGTGGCGCCGGGGCAGATCGTCGATTACCTGACGCTGATCGGCGACACCGTGGACAACGTGCCCGGCGTCGACAAGTGCGGCCCCAAGACGGCGGTGAAATGGCTCACCGAATACGGCTCGCTCGACAATATCGTCGCCAATGCCGACAAGATCGGCGGTGTGGTCGGCCAGAACCTGCGCAACAAGCTCGACTGGCTGCCGATGGGCCGGAAGCTCGTCACCATCAAGTGCGACGTCGGCGACATCCCGGCGCCGGGCGAGCTAGGCTGGCTGCCGCAGGACCGCGACACGCTGCTCGCGCTGTTCACCCGTTACGAATTCAAGACCTGGCTCAAGGAGCTGCAGGCCGGCGCAGCCCCGCAAGCCGCGCCAGTCGCAGCCCCCAGCCCGGCTGCGAGCCCCGCCCAGAGCGGGGCCCAGGCCGGCTTCGATTTTGCCGCACAGGCCGCGCGCCACTATGAGTGCATCACCACCGAGGCGCAGCTCGACGCCTGGCTCAGGAAGATCGACGCGGCGGCACTCACCTGCGTCGACACCGAAACCACCAGCCTCGACCCGATGCTGGCGCGCATCGTCGGCATCAGCCTCGCTGTCACGCCGCACGAGGCGGCCTACATCCCGCTCGCGCACCGCTATGCCGGCGTGCCCGATCAGCTCGATCTCGATGCCACGCTGGCCGCGCTCAAGCCCTGGTTCGAGAACCCGGCCAAGCCCAAGCTCGGCCAGAACCTCAAGTACGATCAGCACGTGCTGGCCAACCACGGCATCCACCTCGCCGGCGTCGCGCACGACACGCTGCTGCAATCCTACGTGCTCGAAAGCCACAAGACGCACAATATGGACGACCTCGCGCTGCGCCACCTCGGCGCCACCACGATCAGCTACGAGGACGTATGCGGCAAGGGCGCGAAGCAGATCGGCTTCGACGCCGTCGACGTGCAGCGCGCCACCGACTACAGCGCCGAGGATGCCGACATCACGCTGCAGCTGCACCAGGCGCTCTACCCGCAGCTCGACGACAAGATCCGCCACATCTACGAGGCGATCGAGATGCCGGTGCGCGAGGTGCTGTTCAAGATCGAGCGCAACGGCGTGCTGATCGACCCGCACCGGCTCAACCAGCAAAGCCACGAGCTCGGCCAGCGCATGCTGGAGATCGAGCAGCGCACCTACGATGCCGCGGGCCAGCCGTTCAACCTCGGCTCGCCCAAGCAGATCGGCGAGATCCTGTTCGAGCGGCTGCAGCTGCCGGTGATCAAGAAGACGCCCAAGGGCGCGCCGAGCACCGACGAGGACGTGCTCGAAAAGCTCGCGCACGACTACCCGCTACCCAAGCTCATCCTCGAATACCGCGGCATGGCCAAGCTCAAGTCCACCTACACCGACAAGCTGCCGCTGATGATCAACCCCGCCACCGGCCGCGTGCACACCAACTACGCGCAGGCCGTGGCGATCACCGGCCGGCTGGCGAGCAACGACCCCAATCTGCAGAACATCCCGGTGCGCACCGGCGAGGGCCGCCGCATCCGCGAGGCCTTCGTCGCCGCCCCCGGCCACAAGCTGATCTCGGCCGACTATTCGCAGATCGAGCTGCGCATCATGGCCCACCTGTCGGGCGACGAAAACCTGCTGGCCGCCTTCGCGCGCGGCGAGGACATCCACCGCGCCACCGCCGCCGAAGTGTTCGGCCTCGAGCCCGCCGCCGTCACCAGCGAGCAGCGCCGCTACGCCAAGGCCATCAACTTCGGCCTGATCTACGGCATGTCCGCCTTCGGCCTCGCCGCCCAGCTCGAAATCGAGCGCAGCGCCGCGCAGATGTACATCGACCGCTATTTCGCCCGCTACCCCGGCGTCAAGGCCTATATGGACCGCACGCGCGAGATGGCCAAGCAGCACGGCTACGTCGAAACCGTGTTCGGCCGCCGCCTGTGGCTGCCCGAGATCAACGCCGCCCAGCCGATGCGCCGCCAGGGCGCCGAGCGCGCCGCCATCAACGCCCCGATGCAAGGCACCGCCGCCGACCTGATCAAGCTCGCCATGATCGCCGTGCAAGGCTGGCTCGAAACCGACCGCCTCGCCACCCGCATCATCATGCAGGTACACGACGAACTGGTACTCGAAGTGCCCGATGCCGAGATGGACCGGGTGAAAACCCGGCTCCCCGAACTGATGGCCGGCGTCGCCGAGCTGAAGGTGCCGCTGGTGGCCGAAGCCGGTGTGGGGGGGAATTGGGAGGAGGCGCACTGA
- a CDS encoding M48 family metallopeptidase, which yields MPDLLYLRAYPERLQQQARALLAEGRLGAMIEAKYPQRHAVQTDRALYDYAVELKNEFLRNAPPLSKVAYDSKLSVLHNALGLNTAISRVQGGKLKAKKEIRIAGLFRDGPPEFLRMIVVHELAHLKVRDHDKAFYQLCSHMEPAYHQLEFDLRLYLTHREACGRSQDS from the coding sequence ATGCCTGACCTCCTTTATCTGCGTGCCTATCCCGAGCGCCTGCAGCAACAGGCTCGCGCCCTGCTCGCGGAAGGGCGGCTGGGCGCGATGATCGAGGCCAAATACCCGCAGCGGCACGCGGTACAGACCGATCGCGCGCTGTACGATTACGCGGTCGAGCTCAAGAACGAGTTCCTGCGCAACGCGCCGCCGCTGAGCAAGGTCGCCTACGACAGCAAGCTCAGCGTGCTGCACAATGCGCTCGGCCTGAACACGGCGATCTCGCGCGTGCAGGGCGGCAAACTCAAGGCGAAGAAGGAAATCCGCATCGCCGGCCTGTTCCGTGACGGGCCGCCCGAGTTCCTCAGGATGATCGTCGTGCACGAGCTGGCGCATCTCAAGGTAAGGGACCATGACAAGGCCTTTTACCAGCTGTGCAGCCACATGGAACCCGCCTACCATCAACTCGAATTCGATCTGCGGCTCTACCTGACGCACCGCGAGGCGTGCGGTCGGAGTCAGGACAGCTGA
- a CDS encoding TIGR00730 family Rossman fold protein, protein MSLSEKLPKILDPGVLAQSYRARESWRVFEIMAEFVEATERLQAIQPAVSLFGSARTPRDHPYYKLTEEISRLLSDSGFSVISGGGPGIMEAANKGAYYGKSPSVGLNIQLPHEQHGNPYQDVSQTFRHFFARKVMFVKNATAYVVMPGGFGTLDELSEALTLIQTGKSRKMPIILVGSSFWAGMVDWFRQTLVSEGMIGADDLDLIQVIDEPKAVVDAIFKFYETRGFEMSPTEREMQFSL, encoded by the coding sequence ATGAGCCTGAGTGAGAAGCTGCCCAAGATCCTGGACCCTGGCGTCCTGGCGCAGTCGTACCGTGCACGTGAATCGTGGCGGGTGTTTGAAATCATGGCGGAATTCGTCGAGGCCACCGAGCGCCTGCAGGCCATCCAGCCTGCCGTGAGCCTGTTCGGCAGTGCCCGCACGCCGCGCGACCATCCGTATTATAAGCTGACAGAGGAAATCTCAAGGCTGTTGTCCGACTCGGGCTTCTCGGTCATCTCGGGCGGCGGCCCGGGCATCATGGAGGCGGCCAACAAGGGCGCCTACTATGGCAAGAGCCCGTCGGTCGGCCTCAACATCCAGCTGCCGCACGAACAGCACGGCAACCCGTATCAGGACGTGAGCCAGACCTTCCGCCATTTCTTCGCGCGCAAGGTGATGTTCGTCAAGAACGCGACCGCCTACGTCGTCATGCCCGGCGGCTTCGGCACGCTGGACGAGCTCAGCGAGGCGCTGACGCTGATCCAGACCGGCAAGTCGCGCAAGATGCCGATCATTCTGGTCGGCTCGAGCTTCTGGGCCGGCATGGTGGACTGGTTCCGCCAGACGCTGGTGAGCGAGGGCATGATCGGCGCCGACGATCTGGACCTGATCCAGGTGATCGACGAGCCGAAGGCCGTCGTCGACGCCATCTTCAAATTTTACGAGACACGCGGCTTCGAAATGTCGCCGACCGAGCGCGAGATGCAGTTCAGCCTGTAA
- a CDS encoding DUF2782 domain-containing protein, whose translation MLRTIVAALLAAFALTVRAETPPKAQVPPPPPLPDKSQEEEQSGFQPEPQVSIIQKGDETITEYRLNGKLYMVKVQPKVGPAYFLLDEAGNGQMKRFEGEPNLKPPMWVLFKF comes from the coding sequence ATGCTACGTACCATCGTTGCCGCCCTGCTTGCGGCGTTTGCCCTGACCGTCCGTGCGGAGACCCCGCCCAAGGCCCAGGTTCCCCCGCCTCCGCCGCTGCCCGACAAGAGCCAGGAGGAGGAGCAGAGCGGCTTTCAACCCGAGCCGCAGGTATCGATCATCCAGAAGGGTGACGAGACGATCACCGAGTACCGCCTCAACGGCAAGCTCTACATGGTCAAGGTACAGCCCAAGGTCGGCCCCGCCTATTTCCTGCTCGACGAGGCCGGCAACGGCCAGATGAAGCGGTTCGAAGGCGAGCCCAACCTGAAGCCGCCGATGTGGGTGTTGTTCAAGTTCTGA